A window of the Ardenticatenales bacterium genome harbors these coding sequences:
- a CDS encoding response regulator, protein MSQPTALVIEDDDTLATIFSRALQLADYRAEIIADGEEALRRLEELTPELVVLDMHLPQVSGMQILSAIRQSDHLAQTRLIIATADSGLAAMLHQQADLVLVKPVSFHQLRRFANRLRPQP, encoded by the coding sequence GTGAGTCAACCTACTGCCCTGGTCATCGAAGATGATGACACTTTGGCGACCATCTTTTCACGGGCGCTGCAATTGGCCGATTACAGAGCCGAGATTATCGCGGACGGCGAAGAGGCGCTGCGTCGGCTAGAGGAATTAACGCCTGAGCTGGTGGTTCTGGACATGCATCTGCCACAGGTTTCGGGAATGCAAATCCTTTCGGCAATCCGGCAAAGCGATCACCTGGCGCAAACGCGCCTGATTATTGCTACGGCCGATTCAGGACTTGCGGCCATGCTGCACCAACAAGCGGACCTGGTTTTGGTGAAGCCGGTCAGTTTCCACCAGTTGCGCCGGTTTGCCAACCGCCTGCGCCCGCAACCATGA